The sequence TGTGAATATCGGTGTTAAAATCCTCAATAATAACGGTTTAAAATTCCCCAGTTTTCACTGATAATCTAACTCGACAGAGATAGATTGGAAGTGTTGGAATGACGTTATTGTTGGAGGATTTTTTATGATCAGAGAATTGAAACAGAAAGGTTGGACAATTAGTGCGATTGCAAGGGAGACAGGCTTTGATCGCAAAACGATTCGGAAACATCTGGAGGCCGAAACAGCTCCACAATCTACAAAACGAAAGAAAAGAGAAAGTAAGCTAGATCCGTACAAACCATACCTGCTTGACCGAATTAAGGAAGGCACCACGAATTGTTCTGTCTTGATGGAGGAAATTCAAGCGAAAGGATATGAAGGAAAAAGTACAATCCTCCGAGAGTTTGTCCAACCCTTTCGGGAAGCACCCAAGAAACAAGCAACCGTTCGGTTTGAAACGATGCCGGGAAGGCAGGCGCAAGTGGATTGGGCAGAGAATGTGGGGCAATTTTATGTAGATGGAGTAAAACGTCCGTTATACGCCTTCATTATGATCTTAAGTTATTCCCGTAAACGTTACATCGAATTCACAACGGATATGACGCAAGAGACGCTGATGAAATGCCAT comes from Litoribacterium kuwaitense and encodes:
- the istA gene encoding IS21 family transposase, which codes for MIRELKQKGWTISAIARETGFDRKTIRKHLEAETAPQSTKRKKRESKLDPYKPYLLDRIKEGTTNCSVLMEEIQAKGYEGKSTILREFVQPFREAPKKQATVRFETMPGRQAQVDWAENVGQFYVDGVKRPLYAFIMILSYSRKRYIEFTTDMTQETLMKCHMNAFSYFNGIPQQLLYDNMRTVVTKHSVSQIRFNK